One window from the genome of Elaeis guineensis isolate ETL-2024a chromosome 5, EG11, whole genome shotgun sequence encodes:
- the LOC105045266 gene encoding probable esterase PIR7A, which produces MEPKEKWIRVIIEIIVNREKEAKKMEQASKKHFILVHGMGHGAWCWYKLAPLLRSAGQRVTALDLAASGRNPEPLNELRSFSDYSAPLMEAMASIPSGERVVLVGHSHGGYSIALAAEKFPEKISVAVFVTAIMPSTTTPLSTITQEYNIRHPPEYFLDTKFVIGQDHDISWTTITFGPNYMKERLYHLSAPEDLTLATTLVRPGRYFQNEDPVVVSKKNYGSVSRAFVVCNGDLAIKEDFQRWMIELSPEVEVKEIEKSGHMVMLSKPKELCCLLLEIAGKYQ; this is translated from the exons ATGGAACCGAAGGAGAAATGGATAAGAGTCATAATAGAGATCATAGTGAACAGGGAAAAGGAAGCCAAAAAGATGGAGCAAGCGAGCAAGAAGCATTTCATCCTTGTTCATGGGATGGGTCATGGTGCATGGTGCTGGTACAAGCTTGCCCCCTTGCTAAGGTCGGCTGGCCAAAGAGTTACCGCACTTGACCTGGCTGCTAGCGGCAGAAACCCCGAGCCCCTCAACGAACTCCGGTCGTTCTCCGACTACTCTGCACCATTGATGGAGGCAATGGCCTCGATTCCATCCGGCGAGAGGGTGGTCCTCGTCGGACACAGCCATGGTGGGTACAGCATCGCCCTCGCGGCCGAAAAGTTCCCAGAGAAGATCTCTGTTGCTGTTTTCGTCACCGCAATCATGCCAAGCACCACCACTCCCCTCTCCACCATCACGCAGGAG TACAACATAAGGCATCCACCTGAGTACTTCCTGGATACCAAATTTGTGATCGGCCAAGACCATGACATCAGTTGGACCACAATCACCTTCGGTCCCAATTACATGAAGGAAAGGTTGTATCATCTCTCTGCACCTGAG GACTTGACGCTGGCTACTACATTGGTGAGGCCAGGGAGATATTTTCAAAACGAGGATCCCGTTGTGGTCTCAAAGAAAAACTATGGCTCAGTGAGCCGAGCGTTCGTCGTGTGCAACGGGGACCTAGCCATTAAAGAGGACTTCCAGCGTTGGATGATCGAGCTAAGCCCGGAGGTGGAGGTGAAGGAGATCGAGAAGTCTGGTCATATGGTCATGCTTTCAAAGCCAAAAGAGCTTTGCTGTCTCCTGCTTGAGATCGCTGGGAAGTATCAATGA